A single region of the Deinococcus seoulensis genome encodes:
- a CDS encoding sugar phosphate isomerase/epimerase family protein translates to MPRPVTLFTGQWADLPLADLAPLAKKMGYDGLELACWGDHFDVQAALKDDSYVREKRELLDSHGLQCHAISNHLVGQAVCDPIDARHKAIVPAHVWGDGDPEGVRTRAAQEMIDTGHAAATFGVKTVNGFTGSSVWHSLYAFPPTDQAYWDAGFEDFARRWTPILDSFDRDDINFALEVHPTEIAFDLATAQRALDAVNGHRRFGFNYDPSHLGYQHVDYVRFIRQFAERIFHVHMKDVWWGHGSGEVGVFGGHTEFGDARRYWDFRSVGRGDIRFEDIIVALNDIGYAGPLSIEWEDARMDRVHGATESAAYTRRLDFPGSNVTFDAAFSRDR, encoded by the coding sequence ATGCCCCGTCCCGTCACCCTGTTCACCGGCCAGTGGGCCGACCTGCCCCTGGCCGACCTGGCGCCGCTGGCGAAGAAGATGGGCTACGACGGCCTGGAACTCGCCTGCTGGGGCGATCACTTCGACGTGCAGGCCGCCCTGAAAGACGACTCGTACGTGAGAGAAAAGCGCGAGCTGCTCGACTCGCACGGCCTGCAGTGCCACGCCATCAGCAACCACCTTGTGGGGCAGGCCGTGTGCGACCCCATCGACGCCCGTCACAAGGCCATCGTGCCCGCGCACGTGTGGGGCGACGGCGACCCCGAGGGCGTGCGCACGCGTGCCGCGCAGGAGATGATCGACACCGGGCACGCCGCCGCGACGTTCGGTGTGAAGACCGTCAACGGGTTCACCGGCTCCAGCGTGTGGCACAGCCTGTACGCCTTCCCACCCACCGATCAGGCGTACTGGGACGCGGGCTTCGAGGATTTCGCGCGCCGCTGGACGCCCATCCTCGACTCGTTTGACCGGGACGACATCAACTTCGCGCTGGAAGTCCACCCGACCGAGATCGCCTTCGACCTCGCCACCGCGCAGCGCGCCCTGGACGCCGTGAACGGCCACAGGCGCTTCGGCTTCAACTACGACCCCAGCCACCTGGGGTACCAGCACGTGGATTACGTGCGGTTCATCCGGCAGTTCGCGGAGCGGATCTTCCACGTGCACATGAAGGACGTCTGGTGGGGTCACGGCAGCGGCGAGGTCGGCGTGTTCGGCGGCCACACCGAATTCGGGGATGCCCGGCGCTACTGGGATTTCCGCTCGGTGGGGCGCGGCGACATCAGGTTCGAGGACATCATCGTCGCCCTGAACGACATCGGCTACGCCGGGCCGCTGAGCATCGAGTGGGAGGACGCCCGCATGGACCGCGTGCACGGCGCGACCGAGAGCGCCGCGTACACCCGCCGCCTCGACTTTCCCGGCTCGAACGTGACCTTCGACGCCGCGTTCTCCAGGGATCGCTGA
- a CDS encoding Gfo/Idh/MocA family protein — protein sequence MGVSASEGPQIIGIIGTGNISAAYLKIARDLNLFRVKAVTDMDSARAAEVAAEYGIQAMTLEGLLADPEIVAVVNLTPPGAHADVSLKALNAGKHVYSEKPLAVEREDGQAIMDLAHARGLRVGCAPDTVLGAGIQTAREIIDAGRIGRPVAANAFMMGSGPESWHPNPDFFYQRGAGPLFDMGPYYLTALVTLLGGVRKVSATTTTAFSQRPITSQPRAGEFITVTTPTHVAANLTLDGGAVVTLVTSFDVPGSDVPRIEIHGTDGTLSVPDPNTFGGPLKLRLRGEKEWTDIPLTRPFAENARGIGLADMLAAAPGQPHRAGGDLALHVLDVMHTILESAEAEKTLTPRTHAERPAPLDTQPTWLTATLPT from the coding sequence ATGGGAGTAAGTGCATCAGAAGGGCCGCAGATCATTGGCATTATCGGCACGGGGAACATCAGCGCCGCGTACCTGAAGATCGCGCGTGACCTGAATCTGTTCCGCGTGAAAGCCGTGACCGACATGGACTCGGCGCGGGCCGCCGAGGTCGCCGCCGAGTACGGCATTCAGGCCATGACCCTGGAGGGCCTGCTGGCCGACCCGGAGATCGTCGCCGTCGTGAACCTCACGCCGCCCGGCGCGCACGCCGACGTGAGCCTGAAAGCCCTGAACGCCGGGAAGCACGTGTACTCCGAGAAACCCCTGGCGGTCGAGCGTGAGGACGGGCAGGCGATCATGGACCTCGCCCACGCACGCGGCCTGCGCGTCGGCTGCGCGCCCGACACCGTCCTCGGCGCGGGCATCCAGACGGCCCGCGAGATCATCGACGCCGGACGCATCGGGCGGCCCGTCGCCGCGAACGCCTTCATGATGGGCAGCGGCCCGGAATCCTGGCATCCCAACCCGGACTTCTTCTACCAGCGGGGCGCCGGACCCCTGTTCGACATGGGACCGTACTACCTGACGGCCCTGGTCACCCTGCTCGGCGGCGTGCGGAAGGTCAGCGCCACGACCACCACCGCCTTCTCGCAGCGCCCCATCACCAGCCAGCCGCGCGCCGGGGAGTTCATCACCGTCACCACGCCCACGCACGTCGCCGCGAACCTCACCCTGGACGGCGGCGCGGTCGTCACCCTCGTCACGTCCTTCGACGTGCCCGGCAGCGACGTGCCCCGCATCGAGATCCACGGCACCGACGGCACCCTCAGCGTCCCCGACCCGAACACCTTCGGCGGTCCCCTCAAACTCCGCCTGCGGGGCGAGAAGGAGTGGACGGACATCCCCCTGACCCGCCCCTTCGCGGAGAACGCGCGCGGCATCGGGCTGGCCGACATGCTCGCCGCCGCCCCCGGCCAGCCGCACCGCGCGGGCGGCGACCTCGCCCTGCACGTGCTGGACGTCATGCACACCATCCTCGAATCCGCCGAGGCCGAGAAGACCCTGACCCCCCGCACCCATGCCGAACGCCCCGCACCGCTCGACACGCAGCCCACGTGGCTCACGGCAACGCTGCCCACCTGA
- a CDS encoding sugar phosphate isomerase/epimerase family protein — translation MTQPHTPGTLSVQLYTFRDAYAADPARTVARIAELGFRYVEPFGIGNHGLSNAEKVSRAQDLRALLDAHGLKAPTTHAAAPTGENAEAVLDAIQALGATLSVISWPGEVPGFERDVMDTKGGTERFADALNEASRHAQARGLSLGYHNHWWEWSHFGDQSAFDLLLSRLDPAVCLEIDTYWAHTAGQDMPALIRRLGERVRALHLKDGPATPEADQTPLGTGAVDYAAAIAAAPQTRWHILEMDRTAGDVFAEVGQSARTLIQEGRSTWE, via the coding sequence ATGACCCAGCCCCACACCCCAGGCACCCTGTCCGTCCAGCTGTACACCTTCCGGGACGCCTACGCCGCCGACCCGGCCCGCACGGTTGCCCGCATCGCCGAACTGGGCTTCCGGTACGTCGAGCCGTTCGGCATCGGGAACCACGGCCTGAGCAACGCCGAGAAGGTCAGCCGGGCGCAGGACCTGCGCGCACTGCTGGACGCCCACGGCCTGAAGGCCCCCACCACGCACGCGGCCGCGCCCACAGGCGAGAACGCCGAGGCCGTGCTGGACGCCATCCAGGCGCTCGGCGCGACCCTTTCCGTGATCTCGTGGCCGGGCGAGGTGCCGGGCTTCGAGCGTGACGTGATGGACACGAAAGGCGGCACGGAACGCTTCGCGGACGCCCTGAACGAGGCGTCGCGTCACGCGCAGGCGCGCGGCCTGAGCCTCGGGTACCACAACCACTGGTGGGAGTGGAGCCACTTCGGGGACCAGTCCGCGTTCGACCTGCTGCTCTCGCGCCTCGACCCGGCCGTGTGCCTGGAGATCGACACGTACTGGGCGCACACCGCCGGGCAGGACATGCCCGCCCTGATCCGCCGCCTGGGTGAGCGCGTCCGGGCGCTGCACCTGAAAGACGGCCCCGCCACGCCCGAGGCCGACCAGACGCCGCTCGGCACCGGCGCTGTCGATTACGCCGCCGCCATCGCCGCCGCGCCGCAGACCCGCTGGCACATCCTGGAGATGGACCGCACCGCCGGGGACGTGTTCGCCGAGGTGGGCCAGAGCGCCCGGACACTCATCCAGGAGGGACGCTCGACATGGGAGTAA
- a CDS encoding glycoside hydrolase family 3 C-terminal domain-containing protein encodes MPDLPSPPPPPIRSDPPTDIDALLDRMTLEEQVSLLSGADFWRTVPVARLNIPALKVSDGPAGVRGGGPLVGGMKTAAYPVGIALGSTWNVDLLREVGASLAREALDKGAGVLLAPTINVLRSALNGRNFENYAEDPILTGKLAVAYVQGLQASGVAATPKHFAGNESEYQRGTISSEIPTRALRELYLRPFEMVVREADPWAIMTAYNRLDGVYCSEHPWLLDTVLRKEWGFTGLVMSDWGGTHSAGESVRAGLDLEMPGPARARAGLLEEAQNDPATAAAVRERARAVLRLIERTGTLAAPRDVRDSAERDTEYPETRALIRRAGAEGAVLLKNAGLLPLPAGKTVAVIGPNAATAQVMGGGSAQMNAHRRVSPLDGLREARRSGAVTTAVGCENDRFLPVPQVPVRIEYHAPDGTVIASDTREQAEVLWFAYPDGVDPQAFHAVLTLTVQAPQDGTYEFSLASAGLSRLRVDGEPLVDNWDAWTPGGTYFGFGSDEVRGARSLTAGPHELTVTFTPNDFDNGIAGFNAVRTGFRAEPDEGSVAQAAAVAAAADYAVVCVGTNGDWETEGVDRWGLDLPGRQDELVDAVLAANPNTVVVLQTGGPVAMPWLDRVPAVLQAWFPGQEAGHAIADVLYGHAEPGGRLPQTFIASLKDDPTHPLNPDVQYPGEDGRVAYREGLYTGYRHVDRAGITPLFPFGFGLSYTTFEVSNPQLSAASIAPGGTVTASVQVKNTGDRAGSTVVQLYVHDRQSRLDRPEKELRAFAKVHLNPGQIGTVTLPLGMRDLAYYDDAAHAWVAGAGDFDLLIGQSSADLPHTLRLSLSADWKEPTT; translated from the coding sequence ATGCCAGACCTGCCCAGCCCCCCACCCCCGCCGATCCGTTCAGACCCGCCCACCGACATCGACGCGCTGCTGGACCGGATGACCCTGGAAGAACAGGTGTCGCTGCTGTCCGGCGCGGACTTCTGGCGCACCGTGCCCGTTGCGCGCCTGAACATCCCGGCCCTGAAAGTCAGTGACGGCCCGGCCGGCGTGCGCGGCGGCGGCCCGCTGGTCGGCGGCATGAAAACGGCCGCGTACCCGGTCGGCATCGCGCTGGGCAGCACCTGGAACGTGGACCTGCTGCGCGAGGTGGGCGCCTCCCTGGCCCGCGAGGCGCTCGACAAGGGCGCGGGCGTGTTGCTCGCCCCGACCATCAACGTGCTGCGCTCGGCCCTGAACGGCCGCAACTTCGAGAACTACGCCGAGGACCCCATCCTGACCGGGAAACTCGCGGTCGCCTACGTGCAGGGCCTCCAGGCCAGCGGCGTGGCCGCCACGCCCAAACACTTCGCCGGGAACGAATCCGAGTACCAGCGCGGCACGATCAGCTCCGAGATCCCCACGCGCGCCCTGCGGGAACTGTACCTGCGGCCCTTCGAGATGGTCGTCCGGGAAGCCGACCCCTGGGCGATCATGACCGCGTACAACCGCCTGGACGGCGTGTACTGCTCCGAGCACCCCTGGCTGCTGGACACGGTGCTGCGAAAGGAATGGGGCTTTACCGGGCTGGTCATGAGCGACTGGGGCGGCACGCACTCGGCCGGCGAGAGCGTGCGCGCGGGCCTGGATCTGGAGATGCCCGGCCCCGCCAGGGCCCGCGCCGGCCTGCTGGAGGAAGCTCAGAACGACCCCGCCACGGCCGCCGCCGTGCGGGAACGCGCCCGCGCCGTGCTGCGCCTCATCGAGCGCACCGGCACCCTCGCCGCGCCGCGTGACGTGCGCGACAGCGCCGAGCGGGACACCGAGTACCCCGAAACCCGCGCCCTGATCCGCCGCGCCGGGGCCGAGGGCGCGGTCCTGCTGAAGAACGCGGGCCTGCTGCCCCTTCCGGCCGGGAAGACCGTCGCCGTGATCGGCCCGAACGCCGCCACTGCGCAGGTCATGGGGGGCGGCAGCGCGCAGATGAACGCCCACCGCCGCGTCTCCCCACTCGACGGCCTGCGTGAAGCCCGGCGGTCAGGGGCCGTGACCACCGCCGTCGGCTGCGAGAACGACCGGTTCCTGCCCGTCCCGCAGGTGCCGGTCCGCATCGAGTACCATGCGCCGGACGGCACCGTGATCGCCTCCGACACCCGCGAGCAGGCCGAGGTGCTGTGGTTCGCGTACCCGGACGGCGTGGACCCCCAGGCCTTCCACGCCGTCCTGACCCTGACCGTGCAGGCCCCCCAGGACGGCACGTACGAGTTCAGTCTCGCCAGCGCGGGCCTGAGCCGCCTCAGGGTGGACGGCGAACCCCTGGTGGACAACTGGGACGCCTGGACGCCCGGCGGCACGTACTTCGGCTTCGGGTCCGACGAGGTGCGCGGCGCGCGTTCCCTGACCGCCGGGCCGCACGAACTGACCGTCACCTTCACGCCCAACGACTTCGACAACGGTATCGCGGGCTTCAACGCCGTACGCACCGGCTTCCGCGCCGAACCGGACGAGGGCAGCGTGGCGCAGGCGGCCGCCGTGGCTGCTGCCGCCGACTACGCCGTGGTGTGCGTCGGCACGAACGGCGACTGGGAAACCGAGGGCGTCGACCGCTGGGGCCTGGACCTGCCGGGCCGCCAGGACGAACTGGTGGACGCCGTGCTGGCCGCCAACCCGAACACCGTCGTGGTCCTCCAGACCGGCGGCCCGGTCGCCATGCCGTGGCTGGACCGCGTGCCCGCCGTCCTTCAGGCCTGGTTCCCCGGTCAGGAGGCCGGGCACGCCATCGCGGACGTCCTGTACGGCCACGCGGAACCCGGCGGGCGCCTGCCGCAGACGTTCATCGCGTCCCTGAAGGACGACCCCACCCACCCCCTGAACCCGGACGTGCAGTACCCCGGCGAGGACGGCCGCGTGGCGTACCGCGAGGGCCTGTACACCGGGTACCGGCACGTGGACCGCGCGGGCATCACGCCGCTGTTCCCGTTCGGCTTCGGCCTGAGCTACACGACGTTCGAGGTCTCCAACCCGCAGCTCAGCGCCGCCAGCATCGCCCCCGGCGGGACCGTGACCGCCAGCGTGCAGGTGAAGAACACCGGGGACCGCGCGGGCAGCACCGTCGTGCAACTGTACGTCCACGACCGCCAGAGCCGCCTGGACCGCCCGGAGAAGGAACTGCGGGCCTTCGCGAAGGTGCACCTGAACCCCGGCCAGATCGGGACTGTCACCCTGCCGCTGGGCATGCGCGACCTCGCGTACTACGACGATGCAGCCCACGCCTGGGTGGCCGGGGCCGGTGACTTCGACCTGCTGATCGGGCAGAGCAGCGCCGACCTGCCGCACACCCTCCGCCTCTCGCTCAGCGCCGACTGGAAGGAACCCACCACATGA